In the genome of Triticum urartu cultivar G1812 chromosome 5, Tu2.1, whole genome shotgun sequence, one region contains:
- the LOC125506691 gene encoding protein FANTASTIC FOUR 3-like produces MTVAVCHVMPALDVPPPHTRTRMPALDVPPPHTRTRMPVPMPPSQQLDMWSAIQAPADDDCATKAPPTPAKAKATYPMATVRRSMSHESLGLCTESLGCETGTRGDFLDLASLLYAPPTSHHTDDTVAADFVSPPALQEGEEEEEELTLKAVQYHRARPQRAFPPPLPSMSRRRGDDAGPCLRVRPHRRDGRLVLEAVAVKPQVYLHAQRQDGRLKLCFVDCSSASDSVGEHEKQSMVQPQHEHQEQSMVQEPRHDEEDEEEEEEEDEVEVVDRGTVVEVVAASGKAQRCSRIVINKFVGGAPAASSDDTSPSRCFGGGAEDEAAPPVTPGMRRVPSSTTALAAAVAAASTGMQSDEEDEDEVDEEEKESAALLFTSRVGDREELVQSVRRCRQLRQRPLFIVEPYSIIAT; encoded by the coding sequence ATGACGGTGGCGGTGTGCCATGTCATGCCGGCGCTGGACGTCCCTCCTCCTCACACTCGCACTCGCATGCCGGCGCTGGACGTCCCTCCTCCTCACACTCGCACTCGCATGCCGGTGCCGATGCCACCGTCGCAGCAGCTGGACATGTGGAGCGCCATCCAGGCCCCGGCCGACGACGACTGCGCCACCAAGGCCCCGCCCACGCCGGCCAAGGCCAAGGCGACCTACCCGATGGCGACGGTGCGGCGGTCCATGAGCCACGAGAGCCTCGGCCTCTGCACCGAGAGCCTCGGCTGCGAGACCGGCACCCGCGGCGACTTTCTCGACCTGGCATCCCTCCTCTACGCGCCGCCGACTTCCCACCATACCGACGATACCGTCGCCGCCGACTTCGTCTCGCCGCCGGCATTGCAAGAaggcgaagaggaggaggaggagctgaCGCTGAAGGCGGTGCAGTACCACCGCGCGCGGCCTCAGCGCGCGTtcccgccgccgctgccgtccATGTCGCGTCGGCGCGGCGACGATGCCGGGCCGTGCCTGCGGGTGCGCCCGCACCGCCGCGACGGGCGCCTCGTGCTGGAGGCCGTGGCCGTGAAGCCCCAGGTGTATCTCCACGCCCAGCGCCAGGACGGCCGCCTCAAGCTCTGCTTCGTGGACTGCTCCTCTGCCTCGGACTCTGTTGGCGAACATGAGAAGCAGAGCATGGTGCAACCACAGCATGAACACCAGGAGCAGAGCATGGTGCAAGAGCCACGTCATGACGAGGaggacgaagaggaagaggaggaggaggacgaggtggAGGTGGTGGACAGGGGCACggtggtggaggtggtggcggcgtcCGGCAAGGCGCAGCGGTGCTCCAGGATCGTCATCAACAAGTTCGTGGGCGGTGCGCCAGCCGCTAGCAGCGACGACACGTCCCCGTCGCGCTGCTTTGGAGGTGGTGCCGAGGACGAGGCCGCTCCGCCAGTGACGCCGGGGATGCGCCGGGTGCCGTCGTCCACAACGGCGCTGGCGGCCGCGGTGGCCGCGGCGTCCACGGGCATGCAGTccgacgaggaggacgaggacgaggtcgacgaggaggagaaggagagcgCGGCGCTGCTGTTCACGTCGCGGGTGGGGGACAGGGAGGAGCTGGTGCAGAGCGTGCGGCGGTGCCGGCAGCTCCGCCAGAGGCCGCTCTTCATCGTGGAGCCATACTCCATCATCGCCACCTGA